The Pecten maximus chromosome 12, xPecMax1.1, whole genome shotgun sequence genome includes a region encoding these proteins:
- the LOC117339285 gene encoding uncharacterized protein LOC117339285: MPVDARVNTNTMGPFHDQSQIMEFLDESIAGSSLRGSPNMFEEEQLRLESAFSEFSLDEDNTDEGRLSRALQSWMPDHQYSSIKPIEKPRIQPIYSGRLGEHKYLKRSSSEDSIVTKLSLFSCSTDHDHYEEDVATIRKKRRKKKTVTSAIKEDTLTWEKLAETYRNKRGAFTSFMKTQNAITMDIFTGQIPEESDIQKLMNPKERASMARVGKTQGIQLAVNNTKSGSMTNIDESGRPTVMSSSKVKRGRVGSAGTKPTSRAINLEEIRQQRVNEKLAQLQKARNKRSLALRKRTSIPRKMSLASDVSSEFAPNTPSARSLSPEPEERVSVWKGDREILEMDLRKGLTDRATTRIKHTTAALERVTGFGEENEFQRTVGRHEEFPFHITDDYGLHPKIVQRIRISPQLSHVIQTDIKVRMGRPRYHEIRVRDMDIWNRGQKLDRGHTNLKVFNWLHSLREDLFEKDIECVVEDSLPTRQDEVGILHVESADEPDISPLYLKTFR; encoded by the coding sequence ATGCCGGTCGATGCTCGGGTAAATACCAATACAATGGGACCATTCCACGACCAAAGTCAGATAATGGAATTCCTAGACGAGTCCATAGCCGGCTCGTCACTTAGAGGCAGCCCGAACATGTTTGAGGAAGAGCAGTTGAGATTGGAATCTGCTTTTTCCGAGTTCAGTCTTGACGAAGACAACACGGATGAGGGTCGGTTATCCCGGGCGTTACAATCCTGGATGCCAGATCATCAGTACTCCAGTATCAAACCGATAGAGAAACCCCGAATACAGCCTATATACAGCGGACGTCTCGGGGAACATAAATATCTAAAGAGGTCCTCCAGTGAGGACTCTATCGTTACCAAACTATCTTTGTTTTCATGCTCCACGGACCATGACCACTATGAGGAGGATGTGGCGACCATACggaaaaagagaagaaaaaagaagacAGTCACTTCCGCAATTAAGGAAGACACTCTTACGTGGGAAAAACTCGCGGAGACATACAGAAATAAGAGAGGTGCTTTCACAAGCTTCATGAAAACCCAAAACGCGATAACTATGGATATATTTACGGGACAAATACCTGAGGAGAGTGACATTCAAAAGCTTATGAATCCCAAGGAGAGGGCTTCAATGGCTCGGGTTGGTAAAACTCAAGGGATTCAACTGGCGGTCAACAATACGAAAAGTGGTAGCATGACAAACATTGATGAGTCAGGTCGCCCAACGGTGATGTCGTCATCTAAGGTCAAAAGAGGCAGAGTAGGGTCCGCGGGCACGAAACCAACGAGTAGAGCTATTAATCTAGAGGAAATAAGACAGCAGCGTGTCAACGAGAAACTAGCTCAGTTACAAAAAGCGAGAAATAAGAGGTCCCTAGCTCTCAGGAAGCGGACATCTATTCCAAGGAAGATGTCTTTGGCGTCTGATGTTAGCTCCGAGTTTGCTCCCAACACCCCGTCGGCTCGGTCTTTATCGCCGGAACCGGAAGAGAGGGTGTCTGTGTGGAAAGGAGATCGTGAAATCTTAGAAATGGATTTACGGAAGGGATTAACAGACCGTGCGACAACGAGGATCAAACACACAACTGCAGCATTAGAGCGTGTCACTGGGTTCGGGGAGGAGAATGAATTCCAACGTACTGTCGGGAGACACGAGGAATTCCCATTTCATATAACAGATGACTATGGATTACATCCAAAAATTGTACAAAGGATTCGTATTTCTCCTCAGCTTAGCCACGTCATACAGACTGATATTAAAGTGAGAATGGGTCGTCCGCGATATCACGAGATTCGGGTCAGGGACATGGATATTTGGAACCGGGGTCAGAAACTTGACCGAGGTCATACCAACTTGAAGGTTTTTAACTGGTTACATAGTTTGCGCGAGGACCTGTTTGAGAAGGACATAGAGTGTGTAGTAGAGGATAGCCTTCCCACTCGTCAGGATGAGGTCGGGATTCTCCACGTGGAGTCGGCGGACGAACCCGACATTTCGCCGCTATATCTAAAAACGTTTAGATAA